GTCAATTCTAGCTCTGGCAATACGTTGATGTTCTTTTGCTTCTTTTTTAGCTAATTTACGGCGTGATTTACTGCCCTTTTTCTTGGTGGATTTACGTTTGGATATATCTGCTAGTCTCTTTTCGGACTTAGAGAAAGATTTTAGCGATGGTAGCTTGGTATTCTCTGAAGTTGCCAAATAATCATCTTCATGTAATACTGCATCCAATCCAAGACTGTTTTCCCAAGTTGGAGCAATTTCATCAGGTGTAAAGGTAGGAATATTTGGGTCTGACAAACAAATGGTTACGTACCACCCATCCGCCTTTTTTGTCAAAAGAGCATTTTTTAAAATAAATCCATTAGGTAATGGGCGATGTAAACGCACCTTTACCCAGCCTTTTAATTTTGAAAATGACAAAAATAGCCATTCTTGCTCAACACGTTCGACAGTAATAGCTTGACCTTCAATTTTTATTGTGCGATAACGCGCAGCATTTTTAAAACGAGGTTTGCCACTACGATTTCCTTTGTAATCACCTTCAACAAAGCGAGAAAAAGCCAAGTCTACACGCTTGGATACATCCTGTAATGTCTGAGATGGAACACTTGTAAAGTCTAGTAGTTCACCAGAATGACTTACCTTTATCAAGTCGGACTTAATAACAGGAAGTTGTTTTTTTTGTGAGTAATAGTCGGGGTTGTCTCGTAATTTTGGTATTGAACAAATTAACGGACAAAAATTAATTGCAGTCCGATTATACTGATACCAGTCGAACCTGTCTCCTAACTGCCTGTTGTACCAGTATCGACAAATTCTTAACCAATTGTTTAGCTGGATTTTTTGCTTGGTGTCTGGAT
The Gloeotrichia echinulata CP02 DNA segment above includes these coding regions:
- a CDS encoding transposase, translated to MTFPSRYFIVINVNTKCNQVGDFLILLNYQYRAYPDTKQKIQLNNWLRICRYWYNRQLGDRFDWYQYNRTAINFCPLICSIPKLRDNPDYYSQKKQLPVIKSDLIKVSHSGELLDFTSVPSQTLQDVSKRVDLAFSRFVEGDYKGNRSGKPRFKNAARYRTIKIEGQAITVERVEQEWLFLSFSKLKGWVKVRLHRPLPNGFILKNALLTKKADGWYVTICLSDPNIPTFTPDEIAPTWENSLGLDAVLHEDDYLATSENTKLPSLKSFSKSEKRLADISKRKSTKKKGSKSRRKLAKKEAKEHQRIARARIDHAFKTAHTLLKTGKKVFVYEDLNLRALSKKNKAKQDENGKYLPNGQSAKSGLNKSWNDAAFGQFFTILEYIARKAGTRTIAVKPAYTSQLLAYRDEFIFTDCNIRNYWDEKESLLVDRDINAAINVKRVGLGLFPTIKRRKGNPVVDGSTTNSTSKEVLAALRNVPEAYTVFGTPNRCR